A genomic stretch from Megalobrama amblycephala isolate DHTTF-2021 linkage group LG22, ASM1881202v1, whole genome shotgun sequence includes:
- the msl2b gene encoding E3 ubiquitin-protein ligase MSL2b isoform X1 — protein sequence MNPVNATTLYVSACRSVLQCDPRDPQALAEIYKLLPFFRQSLACLVCGNLLQDPIAPTNSSCQHYVCKSCKGKKMMMKPSCSWCKDYEQFEENKQLCILVDCYRKLCEYIADSPLAQHISSTVGGSPDILALLNEGLSLDNRQGEESLSLSLTNQSPTPSTSETLPDEGQSPSTEIKEQGLSPLGLNGLQDCNGLTNVEELTASLPSLEASVPDSVESGSDEVKQESFTNEIPVCEAVAAAGEELCTSTMDICGFGEDIKHDGGTLLLSVEEVLRTLEPDHVTQDECPAILQSPLEPSGNLNGPFASIDSARQLSSLPHDSQEVLIPQHPTSQKNLQHLGISCSAVTPRMPRTNRKRSRSESDSEKIQPLPISTFIRGPTLSASAPVPVKCEPKSPALTVPHMAAVPNGGGLSKVGKTLLVPTKTVKKTLDHHGPKKAYTKSKQGTPKSKEKTKERILTNTLIPGSPTKVVYKKAQEKKGCKCGRATQNPSVLTCRGQRCPCYSNRKACLDCICRGCQNSYMANGEKKLEAFAVPEKALEQTRLTLGINVTSIAVRNATGSSTGGMLNVSTAAGSPVASFLATGPHEDKGFDEPLDMRFD from the exons ATGAACCCGGTGAATGCGACCACTCTCTACGTGTCAGCTTGTCGGTCGGTGCTGCAGTGCGATCCCCGGGACCCCCAGGCTTTGGCGGAAATCTATAAGCTCTTGCCTTTTTTCAGACAGTCTCTCGCCTGCCTTGTGTGTG gcAATTTGCTACAAGATCCAATCGCTCCTACCAATTCCTCATGCCAGCACTATGTCTGTAAATCATGTAAAGGCAAAAAGATGATGATGAAACCGTCGTGCAGCTGGTGTAAAGACTATGAGCAGTTTGAAGAGAATAAGCAGCTGTGCATCTTGGTGGACTGCTACAGAAAGCTCTGCGAGTATATCGCAGATTCTCCTCTGGCCCAGCACATTTCAAGTACTGTGGGAGGGTCCCCAGACATCCTGGCTCTGTTGAATGAGGGCCTTTCATTGGACAACAGGCAGGGGGAAGAGTCACTCTCCCTGAGCTTGACAAACCAGTCCCCTACACCCTCAACCTCAGAAACGCTCCCTGACGAGGGCCAATCCCCTTCGACAGAGATCAAAGAGCAAGGCCTTAGTCCTCTAGGGTTGAATGGTCTCCAGGACTGCAATGGCTTGACCAACGTGGAGGAATTGACCGCCAGTTTACCTTCACTAGAGGCCAGTGTTCCAGACTCGGTGGAGAGTGGGAGTGACGAAGTGAAACAAGAGAGTTTCACAAATGAGATCCCGGTGTGCGAGGCAGTGGCAGCTGCTGGAGAGGAGCTTTGTACCAGCACCATGGACATTTGTGGCTTTGGCGAGGATATTAAACACGATGGCGGGACTCTCCTCTTGAGTGTAGAAGAAGTGCTCAGGACTCTAGAACCAGACCACGTCACCCAGGATGAGTGTCCTGCCATCTTGCAGTCACCTCTTGAACCTTCGGGGAACTTAAACGGACCTTTTGCCTCGATTGACTCTGCCCGACAACTCTCCTCGCTCCCACATGACTCACAGGAAGTTCTCATACCCCAACACCCAACATCCCAAAAGAATCTGCAACATTTGGGAATATCCTGTTCCGCCGTGACACCGAGAATGCCACGGACCAACCGGAAGCGCTCGCGGTCGGAAAGCGACAGCGAGAAGATTCAACCCCTACCCATTTCCACCTTCATCCGCGGCCCCACGTTGAGCGCCTCCGCCCCTGTTCCGGTCAAGTGCGAACCGAAATCTCCTGCTCTGACTGTCCCCCACATGGCGGCGGTGCCCAACGGTGGCGGCCTTTCTAAGGTGGGCAAGACATTACTGGTGCCTACTAAAACTGTCAAAAAGACCCTTGACCACCATGGACCCAAAAAGGCATACACTAAGTCCAAACAGGGCACTCCGAAGTCTAAAGAGAAGACGAAAGAACGGATTCTGACAAACACCCTCATTCCCGGTAGCCCCACAAAAGTGGTGTACAAAAAAGCGCAAGAGAAAAAGGGCTGCAAGTGCGGCAGAGCAACTCAAAACCCAAGTGTTCTTACATGCCGTGGACAGCGATGCCCCTGTTACTCCAACCGCAAAGCCTGTCTGGACTGCATATGCAGGGGCTGCCAGAACTCCTACATGGCCAATGGCGAAAAGAAGCTGGAGGCCTTCGCAGTGCCAGAGAAGGCACTCGAGCAGACAAGACTAACTCTGGGTATCAACGTCACCAGCATCGCAGTGCGGAACGCCACTGGTAGCAGCACTGGCGGGATGCTTAATGTGTCCACGGCAGCTGGCTCACCTGTGGCGTCCTTCTTGGCTACGGGGCCACACGAAGACAAAGGATTCGATGAACCGTTGGACATGAGGTTTGACTGA
- the msl2b gene encoding E3 ubiquitin-protein ligase MSL2b isoform X2 has product MMMKPSCSWCKDYEQFEENKQLCILVDCYRKLCEYIADSPLAQHISSTVGGSPDILALLNEGLSLDNRQGEESLSLSLTNQSPTPSTSETLPDEGQSPSTEIKEQGLSPLGLNGLQDCNGLTNVEELTASLPSLEASVPDSVESGSDEVKQESFTNEIPVCEAVAAAGEELCTSTMDICGFGEDIKHDGGTLLLSVEEVLRTLEPDHVTQDECPAILQSPLEPSGNLNGPFASIDSARQLSSLPHDSQEVLIPQHPTSQKNLQHLGISCSAVTPRMPRTNRKRSRSESDSEKIQPLPISTFIRGPTLSASAPVPVKCEPKSPALTVPHMAAVPNGGGLSKVGKTLLVPTKTVKKTLDHHGPKKAYTKSKQGTPKSKEKTKERILTNTLIPGSPTKVVYKKAQEKKGCKCGRATQNPSVLTCRGQRCPCYSNRKACLDCICRGCQNSYMANGEKKLEAFAVPEKALEQTRLTLGINVTSIAVRNATGSSTGGMLNVSTAAGSPVASFLATGPHEDKGFDEPLDMRFD; this is encoded by the coding sequence ATGATGATGAAACCGTCGTGCAGCTGGTGTAAAGACTATGAGCAGTTTGAAGAGAATAAGCAGCTGTGCATCTTGGTGGACTGCTACAGAAAGCTCTGCGAGTATATCGCAGATTCTCCTCTGGCCCAGCACATTTCAAGTACTGTGGGAGGGTCCCCAGACATCCTGGCTCTGTTGAATGAGGGCCTTTCATTGGACAACAGGCAGGGGGAAGAGTCACTCTCCCTGAGCTTGACAAACCAGTCCCCTACACCCTCAACCTCAGAAACGCTCCCTGACGAGGGCCAATCCCCTTCGACAGAGATCAAAGAGCAAGGCCTTAGTCCTCTAGGGTTGAATGGTCTCCAGGACTGCAATGGCTTGACCAACGTGGAGGAATTGACCGCCAGTTTACCTTCACTAGAGGCCAGTGTTCCAGACTCGGTGGAGAGTGGGAGTGACGAAGTGAAACAAGAGAGTTTCACAAATGAGATCCCGGTGTGCGAGGCAGTGGCAGCTGCTGGAGAGGAGCTTTGTACCAGCACCATGGACATTTGTGGCTTTGGCGAGGATATTAAACACGATGGCGGGACTCTCCTCTTGAGTGTAGAAGAAGTGCTCAGGACTCTAGAACCAGACCACGTCACCCAGGATGAGTGTCCTGCCATCTTGCAGTCACCTCTTGAACCTTCGGGGAACTTAAACGGACCTTTTGCCTCGATTGACTCTGCCCGACAACTCTCCTCGCTCCCACATGACTCACAGGAAGTTCTCATACCCCAACACCCAACATCCCAAAAGAATCTGCAACATTTGGGAATATCCTGTTCCGCCGTGACACCGAGAATGCCACGGACCAACCGGAAGCGCTCGCGGTCGGAAAGCGACAGCGAGAAGATTCAACCCCTACCCATTTCCACCTTCATCCGCGGCCCCACGTTGAGCGCCTCCGCCCCTGTTCCGGTCAAGTGCGAACCGAAATCTCCTGCTCTGACTGTCCCCCACATGGCGGCGGTGCCCAACGGTGGCGGCCTTTCTAAGGTGGGCAAGACATTACTGGTGCCTACTAAAACTGTCAAAAAGACCCTTGACCACCATGGACCCAAAAAGGCATACACTAAGTCCAAACAGGGCACTCCGAAGTCTAAAGAGAAGACGAAAGAACGGATTCTGACAAACACCCTCATTCCCGGTAGCCCCACAAAAGTGGTGTACAAAAAAGCGCAAGAGAAAAAGGGCTGCAAGTGCGGCAGAGCAACTCAAAACCCAAGTGTTCTTACATGCCGTGGACAGCGATGCCCCTGTTACTCCAACCGCAAAGCCTGTCTGGACTGCATATGCAGGGGCTGCCAGAACTCCTACATGGCCAATGGCGAAAAGAAGCTGGAGGCCTTCGCAGTGCCAGAGAAGGCACTCGAGCAGACAAGACTAACTCTGGGTATCAACGTCACCAGCATCGCAGTGCGGAACGCCACTGGTAGCAGCACTGGCGGGATGCTTAATGTGTCCACGGCAGCTGGCTCACCTGTGGCGTCCTTCTTGGCTACGGGGCCACACGAAGACAAAGGATTCGATGAACCGTTGGACATGAGGTTTGACTGA
- the stag1b gene encoding cohesin subunit SA-1 isoform X1: MINSEFPVLQDSSNDGQGDTMSLSMSVSELDDSGEGKGKKKRGRPGKQGVANKKARRSPVDKGGRRPNGVAHQNGEGPDPSTLFEVVKQGKSAMQSVIDDWIESYKQDRDLALLDLINFFIQCSGCKGTVRIEMFRNMQNAEIIRKMTEEFDEDSGDYPLTMAGPQWKKFRYNFCEFIMVLIRQCQYSIIYDEYMMDTVISLLTGLSDSQVRAFRHTSTLAAMKLMTALVNVALNLSINQDNTQRQYEAERNKVAGKRANEKLELLLEKRKELQENQDEIENMMNSIFKGIFVHRYRDAIAEIRAICIEEIGVWMKLYSDAFLNDSYLKYVGWTLHDRQGEVRLKCLKALQTLYTNRELFPKLELFTNRFKDRIVSMTLDKEYDVAVEAIRLVTLILHGSEDALSNEDCENVYHLVYSAHRPVAVAAGEFLHRKLFSRHDPQAEEALAKRRGRNSPNGNLIKMLVLFFLESELHEHAAYLVDSLWDSSQDLLKDWDCMVELLLEDPVQGEEVLGDRHESALIELMVCTIRQAAEAHPPVGRGTGKRVLTAKEKKTQIDDKNRLTEHLIVALPMLLSKYQADAEKVANLLQIPQFFDLEVYSSGRMEKHLDALLKQIRVVVEKHAEMDVLEACSKTYSILCSEEYTIMNRVDIARSQLIDELTDRFAHSVEDLLQEGDEADDDDIYNVLSTLKKLTAFHNAHDLTKWDLFKNCYRLLKMGIEQGSMPEQIAVQALQCSHYSILWQLVKITEGFPSKDDLVALRRVVKSFLAVCQQCLSNVNTPVKEQAFMLLCDLLMIFSHQLVNGGRDALQPLVFNPDSSLQNELLNFVLDHVFIDQDDENQSMEGDEEDEANKIEALHKRRNLLAAFCKLIIYDIVDMPAAADIFKQYMKYYNDYGDIIKETLSKTRQMDKIQCAKTLILSLQQLFNELIQDQGPNLDRTSSHVSGIKELARRFALTFGLDQIKTREAVATLHKDGIEFAFKVPNPKGPEYPPPNLAFLEVLCEFSSKLLRQDKKTVHSYLEKFMTEYMMERREDVWLPLIAYRNSLLTGGDDDRLSVTTGASSTSKASTVRSKRGRPPQHKRRPDEESVEGSWVMRNDTLQTPGGLHTPQLTSTVLRENPRQAADHIPDQDSSEPGSEPDYMHNPQMQMSWLDQQKMEEVNRKERGGMNYMKSRTGGVRQQVRGLMEDDAEPIFEDVMMSSRGQLEDMNEEFEDTMVIDLPASRNRRERAELRPDFFDSTAIMEDDSGFGMQMF, translated from the exons ATGATCAACTCAGAATTTCCTGTATTGCA GGACTCGTCAAATGACGGGCAAGGCGACACCATGAGTCTGAGCATGAGTGTCAGTGAACTGGATGACTCTGGGGAGGGAAAAGGCAAGAAAAAGAGAGGAAGGCCTGGAAAACAAGGA GTGGCCAATAAGAAGGCCCGAAGATCTCCGGTTGATAAAGGAGGGAGGAGGCCGAATGGAGTGGCCCATCAGAATGGAGAGGGGCCAGACCCAAGCACTCTGTTCGAGGTGGTCAAACAAGGCAAAAGTGCCATGCAG tCTGTCATTGATGACTGGATTGAATCTTACAAGCAAGACAGAGATCTTGCCCTCCTAGATCTAATCAACTTCTTCATTCAGTGTTCTGGCTGTAAAG GTACTGTAAGGATCGAGATGTTCAGGAACATGCAGAATGCTGAAATTATCAGGAAGATGACAGAGGAGTTTGATGAG GATAGCGGCGACTACCCTCTCACAATGGCAGGACCACAGTGGAAGAAATTCCGATATAACTTTTGCGAGTTCATCATGGTTCTGATCCGTCAGTGCCAGTACAGCATCATCTACGATGAATACATGATGGACACGGTTATTTCTCTGCTCACTGGACTCTCAGACTCACAGGTCCGAGCCTTCAGACACACCAGCACGCTGGCAG CAATGAAACTGATGACAGCACTGGTAAATGTGGCTCTGAACCTGAGCATCAATCAGGATAACACACAGAGGCAGTATGAGGCTGAACGGAATAAGGTTGCAGGGAAAAGGGCCAACGAGAAGCTGGAACTGCTGCTGGAGAAGAGAAAAGAG CTCCAAGAAAATCAAGATGAGATTGAGAACATGATGAACTCGATCTTCAAGGGTATTTTTGTTCACCGTTACAG GGATGCCATTGCGGAGATTAGAGCTATTTGCATAGAGGAGATTGGAGTTTGGATGAAGTTATACAGTGATGCTTTTCTCAATGACAGTTACTTGAAGTATGTGGGCTGGACGCTACACGACAGA CAAGGTGAAGTTCGACTCAAATGTCTAAAGGCCCTTCAGACCCTCTACACCAACAGAGAGCTTTTCCCCAAGCTTGAACTCTTCACCAATCGATTTAAG GACCGTATTGTGTCTATGACGCTGGATAAAGAGTATGATGTGGCAGTAGAGGCCATAAGACTTGTCACTTTGATTCTGCA CGGTAGTGAGGATGCTTTGTCTAATGAAGACTGTGAGAACGTCTACCATCTAGTGTATTCGGCTCATCGGCCTGTTGCCGTGGCAGCTGGAGAGTTCCTTCACAGAAA GTTGTTCAGCAGGCATGACCCTCAGGCAGAGGAGGCTTTGGCGAAGAGACGAGGTCGAAACAGCCCCAATGGGAACCTTATAAAAATGCTGGTGCTTTTCTTCCTTGAGAGCGAA CTTCATGAGCATGCGGCATACCTGGTGGACAGTCTGTGGGACAGCTCGCAGGATCTGCTGAAAGACTGGGACTGCATGGTAGAGCTCCTGCTGGAGGACCCTGTGCAGGGGGAAGAGG TGTTGGGAGACCGGCATGAGAGCGCACTGATCGAACTCATGGTCTGCACCATCAGGCAGGCAGCCGAAGCTCATCCGCCTGTGGGCAGAGGAACAGGAAAGAGG GTGCTCACTGCCAAGGAGAAGAAGACACAGATTGACGATAAGAATCGACTCACTGAGCACTTGATTGTTGCTCTGCCCATGCTACTTTCAAAG TACCAGGCTGATGCTGAAAAGGTGGCAAACCTCCTTCAGATCCCTCAGTTCTTTGATCTCGAGGTCTACAGTTCAGGACGAATGGAGAAG CATCTGGATGCACTGCTGAAGCAGATCCGGGTGGTTGTGGAGAAGCATGCAGAGATGGATGTTCTGGAGGCGTGTAGCAAGACTTACAGCATCTTGTGCAGTGAAGAATACACCATCATGAACCGCGTAGACATCGCTCGCAGCCAACTCATCGACGAGCTCACGGACAGATTCGCTCACTCTGTGGAAGACCTGCTGCAGGAG GGCGATGAAGCAGATGAcgatgacatttataatgttcttTCAACGCTAAAAAAGCTCACTGCTTTCCATAA TGCACATGACCTTACAAAGTGGGACCTTTTCAAAAACTGCTATCGATTGTTGAAGATGGGGATCGAACAGGGCTCCATGCCAGAGCAG ATCGCTGTCCAGGCTCTGCAGTGCTCTCATTACTCCATCCTGTGGCAGCTGGTGAAAATTACTGAAGGATTTCCATCAAAG GATGATCTTGTGGCATTAAGGAGAGTGGTGAAGTCTTTTCTAGCAGTTTGCCAACAGTGCCTGTCTAATGTGAACACTCCAGTCAAAGAGCAG GCCTTCATGTTGCTATGTGACCTGCTGATGATCTTCAGTCACCAATTGGTCAACGGCGGTCGAGACGCTCTGCAGCCATTGGTCTTCAATCCAGACAGCTCCCTGCAAAATGAACTGCTAAATTTTGTCCTGGATCACGTATTTATCGACCAGGATGATGAAAATCAGAGCATGG AAGGTGACGAAGAGGATGAAGCCAATAAGATTGAGGCTCTTCATAAGAGGAGGAATCTGTTGGCCGCCTTCTGCAAACTTATCATCTACGACATTGTGGATATGCCTGCTGCTGCTGACATCTTCAAACAATACATGAAG TATTACAATGACTATGGAGACATCATCAAAGAAACCTTGAGTAAGACCAGACAGATGGACAAGATCCAGTGTGCAAAGACCCTTATCCTCAGCTTGCAGCAG CTCTTCAATGAGCTGATCCAGGACCAAGGACCCAACCTGGACCGAACGTCCTCCCATGTCAGCGGCATTAAGGAACTGGCCCGTCGCTTTGCACTCACGTTTGGGCTGGACCAGATCAAAACCAGAGAAGCCGTGGCCACACTGCACAA GGATGGGATTGAATTCGCCTTCAAGGTCCCGAATCCAAAAGGACCAGAATACCCACCACCAAACCTGGCCTTCCTGGAGGTTCTCTGTGAGTTCTCCTCCAAACTCCTACGACAGGACAAAAAGACTGT TCATTCCTACCTGGAGAAGTTTATGACGGAGTATATGATGGAGAGAAGAGAGGACGTCTGGCTGCCTCTCATCGCGTACAGGAACTCCCTACTGACAGGAGGAGATGATGACCGGTTGTCCGTCACCACCGGCGCCAGCTCAACCAGCAAAGCCAGCACGGTCCGCAGCAAAAGGGGCCGACCGCCACAGCACAAAAGACGTCCAGACG AAGAGAGTGTTGAGGGTTCGTGGGTGATGCGTAATGACACTCTCCAGACACCAGGGGGCCTCCACACCCCACAGCTCACATCAACTGTCCTGAGGGAAAACCCCAGACAGGCAGCAGATCACATCCCAGACCAAGACTCATCGGAACCAGGCTCAGAACCAGACTACATGCACAA CCCTCAGATGCAGATGTCATGGTTGGATCAGCAGAAGATGGAGGAGGTGAACAGAAAAGAGAGAGGAGGCATGAACTACATGAAATCACGCACTGGAGGAGTGAGACAGCAGGT GCGAGGCCTCATGGAAGATGATGCTGAGCCCATCTTCGAGGACGTGATGATGTCCTCGCGCGGTCAGCTAGAGGACATGAACGAGGAATTCGAGGATACCATGGTGATAGATCTG CCAGCGTCGAGAAACCGCAGAGAAAGAGCTGAACTGAGACCAGACTTTTTTGACTCTACGGCCATAATGGAAGATGATTCT GGATTCGGAATGCAGATGTTTTGA
- the stag1b gene encoding cohesin subunit SA-1 isoform X2, with protein sequence MINSEFPVLQDSSNDGQGDTMSLSMSVSELDDSGEGKGKKKRGRPGKQGVANKKARRSPVDKGGRRPNGVAHQNGEGPDPSTLFEVVKQGKSAMQSVIDDWIESYKQDRDLALLDLINFFIQCSGCKGTVRIEMFRNMQNAEIIRKMTEEFDEDSGDYPLTMAGPQWKKFRYNFCEFIMVLIRQCQYSIIYDEYMMDTVISLLTGLSDSQVRAFRHTSTLAAMKLMTALVNVALNLSINQDNTQRQYEAERNKVAGKRANEKLELLLEKRKELQENQDEIENMMNSIFKGIFVHRYRDAIAEIRAICIEEIGVWMKLYSDAFLNDSYLKYVGWTLHDRQGEVRLKCLKALQTLYTNRELFPKLELFTNRFKDRIVSMTLDKEYDVAVEAIRLVTLILHGSEDALSNEDCENVYHLVYSAHRPVAVAAGEFLHRKLFSRHDPQAEEALAKRRGRNSPNGNLIKMLVLFFLESELHEHAAYLVDSLWDSSQDLLKDWDCMVELLLEDPVQGEEVLGDRHESALIELMVCTIRQAAEAHPPVGRGTGKRVLTAKEKKTQIDDKNRLTEHLIVALPMLLSKYQADAEKVANLLQIPQFFDLEVYSSGRMEKHLDALLKQIRVVVEKHAEMDVLEACSKTYSILCSEEYTIMNRVDIARSQLIDELTDRFAHSVEDLLQEGDEADDDDIYNVLSTLKKLTAFHNAHDLTKWDLFKNCYRLLKMGIEQGSMPEQIAVQALQCSHYSILWQLVKITEGFPSKDDLVALRRVVKSFLAVCQQCLSNVNTPVKEQAFMLLCDLLMIFSHQLVNGGRDALQPLVFNPDSSLQNELLNFVLDHVFIDQDDENQSMGDEEDEANKIEALHKRRNLLAAFCKLIIYDIVDMPAAADIFKQYMKYYNDYGDIIKETLSKTRQMDKIQCAKTLILSLQQLFNELIQDQGPNLDRTSSHVSGIKELARRFALTFGLDQIKTREAVATLHKDGIEFAFKVPNPKGPEYPPPNLAFLEVLCEFSSKLLRQDKKTVHSYLEKFMTEYMMERREDVWLPLIAYRNSLLTGGDDDRLSVTTGASSTSKASTVRSKRGRPPQHKRRPDEESVEGSWVMRNDTLQTPGGLHTPQLTSTVLRENPRQAADHIPDQDSSEPGSEPDYMHNPQMQMSWLDQQKMEEVNRKERGGMNYMKSRTGGVRQQVRGLMEDDAEPIFEDVMMSSRGQLEDMNEEFEDTMVIDLPASRNRRERAELRPDFFDSTAIMEDDSGFGMQMF encoded by the exons ATGATCAACTCAGAATTTCCTGTATTGCA GGACTCGTCAAATGACGGGCAAGGCGACACCATGAGTCTGAGCATGAGTGTCAGTGAACTGGATGACTCTGGGGAGGGAAAAGGCAAGAAAAAGAGAGGAAGGCCTGGAAAACAAGGA GTGGCCAATAAGAAGGCCCGAAGATCTCCGGTTGATAAAGGAGGGAGGAGGCCGAATGGAGTGGCCCATCAGAATGGAGAGGGGCCAGACCCAAGCACTCTGTTCGAGGTGGTCAAACAAGGCAAAAGTGCCATGCAG tCTGTCATTGATGACTGGATTGAATCTTACAAGCAAGACAGAGATCTTGCCCTCCTAGATCTAATCAACTTCTTCATTCAGTGTTCTGGCTGTAAAG GTACTGTAAGGATCGAGATGTTCAGGAACATGCAGAATGCTGAAATTATCAGGAAGATGACAGAGGAGTTTGATGAG GATAGCGGCGACTACCCTCTCACAATGGCAGGACCACAGTGGAAGAAATTCCGATATAACTTTTGCGAGTTCATCATGGTTCTGATCCGTCAGTGCCAGTACAGCATCATCTACGATGAATACATGATGGACACGGTTATTTCTCTGCTCACTGGACTCTCAGACTCACAGGTCCGAGCCTTCAGACACACCAGCACGCTGGCAG CAATGAAACTGATGACAGCACTGGTAAATGTGGCTCTGAACCTGAGCATCAATCAGGATAACACACAGAGGCAGTATGAGGCTGAACGGAATAAGGTTGCAGGGAAAAGGGCCAACGAGAAGCTGGAACTGCTGCTGGAGAAGAGAAAAGAG CTCCAAGAAAATCAAGATGAGATTGAGAACATGATGAACTCGATCTTCAAGGGTATTTTTGTTCACCGTTACAG GGATGCCATTGCGGAGATTAGAGCTATTTGCATAGAGGAGATTGGAGTTTGGATGAAGTTATACAGTGATGCTTTTCTCAATGACAGTTACTTGAAGTATGTGGGCTGGACGCTACACGACAGA CAAGGTGAAGTTCGACTCAAATGTCTAAAGGCCCTTCAGACCCTCTACACCAACAGAGAGCTTTTCCCCAAGCTTGAACTCTTCACCAATCGATTTAAG GACCGTATTGTGTCTATGACGCTGGATAAAGAGTATGATGTGGCAGTAGAGGCCATAAGACTTGTCACTTTGATTCTGCA CGGTAGTGAGGATGCTTTGTCTAATGAAGACTGTGAGAACGTCTACCATCTAGTGTATTCGGCTCATCGGCCTGTTGCCGTGGCAGCTGGAGAGTTCCTTCACAGAAA GTTGTTCAGCAGGCATGACCCTCAGGCAGAGGAGGCTTTGGCGAAGAGACGAGGTCGAAACAGCCCCAATGGGAACCTTATAAAAATGCTGGTGCTTTTCTTCCTTGAGAGCGAA CTTCATGAGCATGCGGCATACCTGGTGGACAGTCTGTGGGACAGCTCGCAGGATCTGCTGAAAGACTGGGACTGCATGGTAGAGCTCCTGCTGGAGGACCCTGTGCAGGGGGAAGAGG TGTTGGGAGACCGGCATGAGAGCGCACTGATCGAACTCATGGTCTGCACCATCAGGCAGGCAGCCGAAGCTCATCCGCCTGTGGGCAGAGGAACAGGAAAGAGG GTGCTCACTGCCAAGGAGAAGAAGACACAGATTGACGATAAGAATCGACTCACTGAGCACTTGATTGTTGCTCTGCCCATGCTACTTTCAAAG TACCAGGCTGATGCTGAAAAGGTGGCAAACCTCCTTCAGATCCCTCAGTTCTTTGATCTCGAGGTCTACAGTTCAGGACGAATGGAGAAG CATCTGGATGCACTGCTGAAGCAGATCCGGGTGGTTGTGGAGAAGCATGCAGAGATGGATGTTCTGGAGGCGTGTAGCAAGACTTACAGCATCTTGTGCAGTGAAGAATACACCATCATGAACCGCGTAGACATCGCTCGCAGCCAACTCATCGACGAGCTCACGGACAGATTCGCTCACTCTGTGGAAGACCTGCTGCAGGAG GGCGATGAAGCAGATGAcgatgacatttataatgttcttTCAACGCTAAAAAAGCTCACTGCTTTCCATAA TGCACATGACCTTACAAAGTGGGACCTTTTCAAAAACTGCTATCGATTGTTGAAGATGGGGATCGAACAGGGCTCCATGCCAGAGCAG ATCGCTGTCCAGGCTCTGCAGTGCTCTCATTACTCCATCCTGTGGCAGCTGGTGAAAATTACTGAAGGATTTCCATCAAAG GATGATCTTGTGGCATTAAGGAGAGTGGTGAAGTCTTTTCTAGCAGTTTGCCAACAGTGCCTGTCTAATGTGAACACTCCAGTCAAAGAGCAG GCCTTCATGTTGCTATGTGACCTGCTGATGATCTTCAGTCACCAATTGGTCAACGGCGGTCGAGACGCTCTGCAGCCATTGGTCTTCAATCCAGACAGCTCCCTGCAAAATGAACTGCTAAATTTTGTCCTGGATCACGTATTTATCGACCAGGATGATGAAAATCAGAGCATGG GTGACGAAGAGGATGAAGCCAATAAGATTGAGGCTCTTCATAAGAGGAGGAATCTGTTGGCCGCCTTCTGCAAACTTATCATCTACGACATTGTGGATATGCCTGCTGCTGCTGACATCTTCAAACAATACATGAAG TATTACAATGACTATGGAGACATCATCAAAGAAACCTTGAGTAAGACCAGACAGATGGACAAGATCCAGTGTGCAAAGACCCTTATCCTCAGCTTGCAGCAG CTCTTCAATGAGCTGATCCAGGACCAAGGACCCAACCTGGACCGAACGTCCTCCCATGTCAGCGGCATTAAGGAACTGGCCCGTCGCTTTGCACTCACGTTTGGGCTGGACCAGATCAAAACCAGAGAAGCCGTGGCCACACTGCACAA GGATGGGATTGAATTCGCCTTCAAGGTCCCGAATCCAAAAGGACCAGAATACCCACCACCAAACCTGGCCTTCCTGGAGGTTCTCTGTGAGTTCTCCTCCAAACTCCTACGACAGGACAAAAAGACTGT TCATTCCTACCTGGAGAAGTTTATGACGGAGTATATGATGGAGAGAAGAGAGGACGTCTGGCTGCCTCTCATCGCGTACAGGAACTCCCTACTGACAGGAGGAGATGATGACCGGTTGTCCGTCACCACCGGCGCCAGCTCAACCAGCAAAGCCAGCACGGTCCGCAGCAAAAGGGGCCGACCGCCACAGCACAAAAGACGTCCAGACG AAGAGAGTGTTGAGGGTTCGTGGGTGATGCGTAATGACACTCTCCAGACACCAGGGGGCCTCCACACCCCACAGCTCACATCAACTGTCCTGAGGGAAAACCCCAGACAGGCAGCAGATCACATCCCAGACCAAGACTCATCGGAACCAGGCTCAGAACCAGACTACATGCACAA CCCTCAGATGCAGATGTCATGGTTGGATCAGCAGAAGATGGAGGAGGTGAACAGAAAAGAGAGAGGAGGCATGAACTACATGAAATCACGCACTGGAGGAGTGAGACAGCAGGT GCGAGGCCTCATGGAAGATGATGCTGAGCCCATCTTCGAGGACGTGATGATGTCCTCGCGCGGTCAGCTAGAGGACATGAACGAGGAATTCGAGGATACCATGGTGATAGATCTG CCAGCGTCGAGAAACCGCAGAGAAAGAGCTGAACTGAGACCAGACTTTTTTGACTCTACGGCCATAATGGAAGATGATTCT GGATTCGGAATGCAGATGTTTTGA